A genomic segment from Legionella quinlivanii encodes:
- a CDS encoding uroporphyrinogen-III synthase gives MNQSLQGLRILNTRPRKQAQTLSKEIAAAGGVAIECPTLEIEACDTAWLNSLPGLDQVQHAIFVSPNAAYISMQHMNEKQLRWPTDMNVIAVGQGTAKTLKEFNIKVNAIPATPDSEHLLALTSLQVLKDQTVLLFKGEEGRTLIEESLVKKGANLFCVPVYRRVMPQIDGQFMKALWHDDLVDIILLTSEQSMHNLFKMLGMDALPWLQQKPCVVISQRIAEKAASLGIKKVILSHPERMLDALYAYTK, from the coding sequence ATGAACCAATCATTACAGGGCTTACGCATTTTAAATACCCGACCACGAAAGCAGGCGCAAACCTTAAGCAAGGAGATTGCAGCAGCCGGGGGGGTTGCTATTGAATGTCCCACTCTTGAAATCGAAGCTTGTGATACCGCCTGGCTCAACTCATTACCTGGTTTGGATCAAGTACAGCATGCTATTTTTGTCAGCCCAAATGCCGCCTATATCAGTATGCAACATATGAATGAAAAACAGTTGCGCTGGCCAACAGATATGAATGTAATAGCCGTTGGCCAGGGCACAGCAAAAACTTTAAAAGAGTTCAATATTAAGGTAAACGCGATTCCCGCCACCCCAGACAGTGAGCATCTACTCGCACTTACTTCATTACAAGTCTTAAAAGATCAAACCGTACTATTATTTAAGGGCGAAGAGGGTAGAACACTGATTGAAGAAAGCCTCGTGAAAAAAGGAGCGAATTTATTCTGTGTGCCCGTATATCGACGAGTTATGCCACAAATAGATGGGCAGTTTATGAAGGCTTTATGGCATGATGATTTAGTCGACATTATCTTGCTGACAAGCGAGCAATCCATGCATAACCTATTCAAAATGCTTGGCATGGATGCACTCCCCTGGCTACAGCAGAAGCCTTGTGTGGTAATTAGCCAGCGGATTGCGGAAAAAGCAGCTTCTCTAGGCATAAAGAAAGTTATCCTCAGCCATCCTGAAAGAATGCTGGATGCTTTGTATGCTTATACAAAATAA